The Brooklawnia cerclae nucleotide sequence GCCGTGCCCGTCGCCAGTGTTTCGACGTCACTGACCCGACCGCGATCGGGTCAGCTTTCGATCTCCTGGAGAAGGAGGGCTGGCCGATCGACATCGTGGTCAACAATGCCGGAGTCCAGCGGCGCGGTCCCATGCTGGAGTTGACCGAGGACGACTGGCATACCGTGATCGACGGCGATCTGACGTCGGTGTTCCTCGTCAGCCGGGAGGCGGTACGTCGCATGCTGGCGAGGGGATGCCGCGGCAAGATCATCAACGTCGCTTCGTTGGCCTCGCAGATCACGCGTCCGAACGTCGGGCCCTACACCGCGGCCAAGGGTGGGGTTCGGCTACTGACGCAAGCTATGACTGCGGAATGGGCACCGCTGGGGATCTGTGTCAATGCATTGGCGCCGGGCCATGTGAAAACCGAGCTGACGGCGAGTTTGGCGACGAACTCCGACTTCGATCGATGGGTGGAGAGGCGAACTCCGCTCGGCCGTTGGAGCACTCCTGACGATCTCAAGGGGCCTGTCGTCTTTCTGGCCTCTGCGGCGTCGGACTATGTGACGGGGCAGACATTGTTCGTCGACGGCGGCACGGTGGCGGTGATGTGATGAAGGCAGTGGTCTATGAGGCGCCCGGGTCGGCCGCACTCGTTGAGGTCGAACGTCCCACCGCGGGGCCCGGAGAAGTGCTGGTCCGCAACGAGTACATGGGTATCTGCGGCTCCGACCTGACCATCGTCGCCGGCAAACATCCACGCGCTCAACCGGGGCAGATCATCGGCCACGAATCTGTGGCCACGGTCATCGGTCTCGGTCCGGGATCGAAGGGGCTCGCCCTCGGGGATGTCGTTGTTCCCGAGCCGTTGCTGCCTTGTGGAAAGTGCGAGACATGTAAGCGGGGCGAGACCCACGTCTGTGACGATCTACGTCTCTACGGCGTCGAAGAGCCTGGCTCTCTCGCGGAAGCGACGGCGTACGAGGCTTCGCGGCTGCACCGGGTGCCGGCGGGAACCTCGCTCCGGGTGGCCGCGTTGGTGGAACCGTTGGCGGTGGCTGTGCATGCCACCGGGCGGGCGCCGCTCCGAGAGGACGATCGGGTGCTGATCGTCGGCGGCGGCCCAGTGGGAGCGCTGTGCGCGATCCTGGAACAGCGGGTCGGCGCGCGGACGCTCGTTGTCGAGCCCAACCCGGTTCGCCGCGCTTTGCTTCAGAGGCTGTCTCTGCAGGCGGTGGAATCGACGGATCGGCCGGAGGTGGCCGAGGTCGGCCGGACTGGCTTCGATGTCGTGCTCGAGTGCGCGGGGGTCGCCTCAGCCGCGCGCGATGCGCTGAAATGGACGAGGACTCACGGCACCATGATCGTCGTCGCCCTGCACAAGGACGCGGAGGTGGGATTCGATCTGCGTGGGCTCTCCAGGGCGGAAAAGACCGTGACGGGGACCCGCGTGTACAGCGGGGCGGACATCGATCGGGCGATCGCCATCGTGGCAAGCCAGTGGAAGGAACTGGAGGAGTTTCCCGTGTCGCTCTTCCCGCTGGCCGATATTGACGCGGCACTCGACGAAGCCCGCCTGGGTCAGAACTCGTTGAAGACCCTGCTGGTGCCATGAGGGGAGATGATCCGTGACCGGAGCATGGAGTTCTGTGGTGAACTCGAAGAGCCGTGCACCCCCGATCCGATAGGTCGAGGTCAGGCGCTTCCGCGGCGTACGATCTGGTAACCCACATCGACCATCGCGTGGTCAGATGTTTCGCCACGGAGACGCTTCAGCAAGAGGTCGGTCGCCTGCCGCCCTATCGCCATCCCGTCAACGCTCACGGTGGTCAATGGGGGATTGAGGTGCCGGGCTAGTTCGAAATCGCCGAAACCAGCGATGGCCAGGTCGTCTGGCACCCTGATTCCTTGTCGTTGCGCCTCGAGAAGGGCCGCGGAGGCGAACACGTCGGACGCGAAGACAAGCAGATCGGTGTCGGGATACCGCTCCAGCGCGATGCCGAGCATCTCCGTACCGGTTGACATGGCGATCGCCCGATTCTGTAGCTCCACCAAGCGAGGCGGATCGTCTGGCGAGATCTCACGCATGGCCTGCTTGAAGCCGTCCAGCCGCCGGATGGCTCGGTGATCGCCGGCGCTGATGGTGCACGCGAAGGTGATCGCGTGGTAGCCCGTGTCATGGAGTCGGTGGACCAACTCGCGCATGGCCTCCTGGTTGGAGAAACCTGCCAGTGCGTCTACCGGATCGTCGTTCCAGTCCCAGGTCTCCACGACAGGCGCGCCGTAGGCGCGCAGCAACCGAACGGTCTCGCTCGTGTGAACCGTTCCGATGATGATGAAGCCATCGGGACGACGTTGGATGAAGCTGCGGACGAGTGCCTCTTCGCGCAACTCTTCGTAGTTCGTGAAACCGACGATGAGCTGATACCCGGCCGGTGTGAGGAGACTCGCGGCCGCCCCAAGCGTGTCGGAGAAGACCGATGTGGAGATGACGGGCAGGATGGCGGCGATCGTGCGACTGCGATTCGATGCCAGGTGGCTTGCCGCCAGGTTCCCTAGATAGCCTGTCGACTTCACCGCGAGCTCGACTCGTCGTCGTGTCTCCTCGGAGACCTCTTGGGGCCTGTTGAGCGCCCGCGAGACGGTCTGAGCGGACACTCCGGCGGCCTCGGCGACGTCGAGCATGGTCACCGATTGGGTTGCTGATCGCGTTCTCTTGCGCCGTGTCCCACTCATTCAGCCTCCCAAAACCGACTGGTCGAGGTTATCAAGGCGCGAGTCCTGGTGAGAAATGCAACACAGGTGGTCAGAGATTCTTGCGATGGGTCCGAGCCGCGAGGGATTGACCGCACGGCCCGAAACGTTAGCGCTAAACTCGTCTGGTCGAAGTGGACGGACGCCCATGACGGGAACCAGGGCTTGGAGTCTCCGGTCCACACCGCAGATGGTCCCCCTAACCAGCAATCGAAGGAGAGGCATGTGTGACTGCCCGTCGTCGGCCGAGATTCTCGTCTCTGTCGACCGTTTCGTGGCCACGGTGACGTTCAGTCGTCCCGCCAAGCTCAACGCGTTGACGCCCGAGATGGCTGCGACGCTGATCGATGTCGTGGACTGGTGTGACCGCAGCAATGAGGTGCGCGTGGTCGTTTTCACGGGTGCCGGGGAGAAGGCATTCAGCGCCGGTTCCGACATCAGCACCCTCGCCTCCTACGCGACACCATGGGATTTCCGCAATCGAGTCGACTATTGCGATGCCATCCGACGCTCGCGCAAACCGGCGATCGCAGCTATCAACGGATACGCACTCGGCGGAGGGTTGGAGACGGCACTCAGCTGTGACATTCGTATCGCCTCCGAGCGGGCGCATCTGGGCGCCCCCGAGATCAAGCTGGGATGGATCGGTGGAGGCGGCATGGCGGCGCTCCTCTCCGCGGCGGCGGGCCCGTCCAACGCGGCACTCATGCTCATGACCGGCGAACCCATCACGGCCGAGAATGCTCGCGAGTGGCATCTCGTCAGCGAGGTCGTGCCCCACGAGGAGTTGCTTGACCGGGCGCGGGAGATAGCTGCCATTGTCGCGCGGCGAGCACCGATAGCCGCGGAGACGGCAAAGGTGAACCTGCGGGCACTAGCCGGTATGTCTGTGGAGCAATCGCTGCAATATGAGCGTGACCTGCAGGCCATCTGTTTCGCGACAGCAGACGCACGCGAGGGCCGACGCGCTTTCGCCGAGAAACGTGACCCGACGTTCACACGGAGCTGACCGCTGTAGCACCGGCATCGTGCTCTACGCCAGCGCGTGATTGCTGAGGCACTATGCGCGTCCCGACCCGCGGACGCCGCGTCCACGGGGTGATTCCGGACGTTTGTGGACGGCGAGCCAGGTGGCCTCCAGAGCGGCCTGGGACGCATCGAACATGCGCTGGGCAAGGCCGACGAACATGCAGTCGATCACCACCAGCTGTGCGAGCCGCGAGGCTGTGGCTCCCGAGCGGAAGACCGTCTCGCGGGCCGCGGTCACGAGCACGTGATCGGCTTCGCGGGCGATCGGTGATGTCGGGTTGTTGGTGACCGCGATGGTGACGGCACCGCCCTTTCGGGCGGCCCGGAACATGTCGAGGGTGTCGGTGGTGCTGCCGGAGTGCGAGATGGCGACCACCACGTCGCTCGGGCCGAGCAGGGCAGCCGAGGTGAGACCCAGGTGGGCGTCGCCGTACGAGACCGCCGTCCTGCCGATGCGGGTGAGCTTCTGCACGAAGTCGGCTCCGACGATCGCGGACGCGCCCACCCCGTACACATCGGTGCGCCGGGCGGCCTGCAGGGCGTCGATCGCGCGTTCGAGGGCGTCCAGGTCGAGCAGATCGGCGGTGTCGCGCACCGCCTGGGCGTCCAACTGGGCGATCTTGCGGACGACGGATGCCAGGTCGTCGCCTTCGGCGATGTCGCCGGCGGGTTCCTCCGGGCCGCCGTTGGCGCCGTCCGCGGCGAGCGCGAGGCGCAACTCCGGGTAACCGGGCAGACCGAGGGTGTGACACAGTCGGCTGACCGACGCCTGCGAGACTCCGGCGGCCGCGGCCAGGGCCGCGATCGGCAGTGATGCGCTGCCGACGGGATCGGCCAGGATCACCTCGGCCACACGGCGCTGCGCGCCCTGGAGCCCGTCGAACAATCCGCGCAACCGCGCTGTGACCGGATCGGGGTTCATAGACGTACGGTAGGCGACGCCGACCGTGCCTGGGCGGCTGCGGCGCGCAGGCCGGACGGATCGCCCGGACGACAGGGGTCGGCCGGGTGCGCCGCGACCGATTGGGCCGCCGTGTCGGCGTCCACCCCGGCGAGGAGGCTGACCAGCGCGATGCGCACCGATCCTCCGGCAGCGTTCAGGGCGGCCGCGGCCTGTTCGGCGCCCACCCCGGCTCCCTGCTCCAGCATTCGCACGGAACGTGCCTGCAGCTTCTCGTTCGACGGGATCATGTCGATCATCAGGTTGCTGTAGGTCTTGCCCAGCCGCACCATCGCGGCCGTGGACATCGCGTTGAGCACCATCTTCTGCGCGGTGGCGGCCTTGAGCCGGGTGGAGCCGGTGAGCACCTCCGGGCCCGTGTCGGGCAGGATCGCAACATCCGACAGGTCCGCCAGGGGCGCAGCAGGGTTGGTCGAGATCAGGACGGTTCGCAGCCCGCGCCGCCGGGCCTCCGCCAGGGCACCCCGGACGAACGGGGTGCGTCCCGACGCCGCCAGGCCGATCACGACGTCGCTGTCCCCGGCGGCCGCGGCGATCGACGCACCGGCCTCCTCGTCGTCCTCGGCGCCCTCGGTGGCCCGGGTCATCGCCTCGATTCCGCCGGCCAGATGGGCACAGACCTGACTCTCGTCGACGTGGAACGTCGGCCACAGCTCGACGGCGTCCAACACCCCCAACCGGCCCGACGTCCCCGAGCCGACGTAGTGCACGGTTCCGCCCGCGGCGATCGCGGACACCACGAGGTCGGTCGCTGCCGCGATCCGGTCGGCCATGGCCGAGACCGCGGCGGCCACTGCTGTGTCGGCCGCGAGCAGGATACCGACGATCTCCGCGGTGGGCCTGGTGTCGAGGTCGA carries:
- a CDS encoding SDR family oxidoreductase; translated protein: MINQQADLPSSASSQTAENGRQAATGSSNTTATTDLFDLRGHVALVTGAGSGIGYAIAEGLAAAGARVVINGRNERKAQAAVERIGAGRARRQCFDVTDPTAIGSAFDLLEKEGWPIDIVVNNAGVQRRGPMLELTEDDWHTVIDGDLTSVFLVSREAVRRMLARGCRGKIINVASLASQITRPNVGPYTAAKGGVRLLTQAMTAEWAPLGICVNALAPGHVKTELTASLATNSDFDRWVERRTPLGRWSTPDDLKGPVVFLASAASDYVTGQTLFVDGGTVAVM
- a CDS encoding zinc-dependent alcohol dehydrogenase yields the protein MKAVVYEAPGSAALVEVERPTAGPGEVLVRNEYMGICGSDLTIVAGKHPRAQPGQIIGHESVATVIGLGPGSKGLALGDVVVPEPLLPCGKCETCKRGETHVCDDLRLYGVEEPGSLAEATAYEASRLHRVPAGTSLRVAALVEPLAVAVHATGRAPLREDDRVLIVGGGPVGALCAILEQRVGARTLVVEPNPVRRALLQRLSLQAVESTDRPEVAEVGRTGFDVVLECAGVASAARDALKWTRTHGTMIVVALHKDAEVGFDLRGLSRAEKTVTGTRVYSGADIDRAIAIVASQWKELEEFPVSLFPLADIDAALDEARLGQNSLKTLLVP
- a CDS encoding LacI family DNA-binding transcriptional regulator, with the translated sequence MLDVAEAAGVSAQTVSRALNRPQEVSEETRRRVELAVKSTGYLGNLAASHLASNRSRTIAAILPVISTSVFSDTLGAAASLLTPAGYQLIVGFTNYEELREEALVRSFIQRRPDGFIIIGTVHTSETVRLLRAYGAPVVETWDWNDDPVDALAGFSNQEAMRELVHRLHDTGYHAITFACTISAGDHRAIRRLDGFKQAMREISPDDPPRLVELQNRAIAMSTGTEMLGIALERYPDTDLLVFASDVFASAALLEAQRQGIRVPDDLAIAGFGDFELARHLNPPLTTVSVDGMAIGRQATDLLLKRLRGETSDHAMVDVGYQIVRRGSA
- a CDS encoding enoyl-CoA hydratase/isomerase family protein, producing MCDCPSSAEILVSVDRFVATVTFSRPAKLNALTPEMAATLIDVVDWCDRSNEVRVVVFTGAGEKAFSAGSDISTLASYATPWDFRNRVDYCDAIRRSRKPAIAAINGYALGGGLETALSCDIRIASERAHLGAPEIKLGWIGGGGMAALLSAAAGPSNAALMLMTGEPITAENAREWHLVSEVVPHEELLDRAREIAAIVARRAPIAAETAKVNLRALAGMSVEQSLQYERDLQAICFATADAREGRRAFAEKRDPTFTRS
- a CDS encoding MurR/RpiR family transcriptional regulator is translated as MNPDPVTARLRGLFDGLQGAQRRVAEVILADPVGSASLPIAALAAAAGVSQASVSRLCHTLGLPGYPELRLALAADGANGGPEEPAGDIAEGDDLASVVRKIAQLDAQAVRDTADLLDLDALERAIDALQAARRTDVYGVGASAIVGADFVQKLTRIGRTAVSYGDAHLGLTSAALLGPSDVVVAISHSGSTTDTLDMFRAARKGGAVTIAVTNNPTSPIAREADHVLVTAARETVFRSGATASRLAQLVVIDCMFVGLAQRMFDASQAALEATWLAVHKRPESPRGRGVRGSGRA
- a CDS encoding N-acetylmuramic acid 6-phosphate etherase; translation: MTPHIEPQDDTLEWSTEQLNPASVDLDTRPTAEIVGILLAADTAVAAAVSAMADRIAAATDLVVSAIAAGGTVHYVGSGTSGRLGVLDAVELWPTFHVDESQVCAHLAGGIEAMTRATEGAEDDEEAGASIAAAAGDSDVVIGLAASGRTPFVRGALAEARRRGLRTVLISTNPAAPLADLSDVAILPDTGPEVLTGSTRLKAATAQKMVLNAMSTAAMVRLGKTYSNLMIDMIPSNEKLQARSVRMLEQGAGVGAEQAAAALNAAGGSVRIALVSLLAGVDADTAAQSVAAHPADPCRPGDPSGLRAAAAQARSASPTVRL